One Perca flavescens isolate YP-PL-M2 chromosome 14, PFLA_1.0, whole genome shotgun sequence genomic window carries:
- the LOC114568707 gene encoding cortexin-3-like, producing MADDLYSSTFSASESDFSSSSSPLSSATASASFLTLEQRAAFIFVLILFIFLGLLIVRCFRILLDPYRSMPSSTWTDYMEKDTFDYRIS from the coding sequence ATGGCCGACGACCTCTACAGCAGCACCTTCTCTGCTTCCGAATCGGACTTCTCTTCCTCGTCTTCGCCACTGTCCTCCGCCACTGCGTCCGCTTCCTTCCTCACGCTGGAGCAGAGGGCGGCCTTCATCTTCGTCCtcatcctcttcatcttcctgGGCTTGCTGATCGTGCGCTGTTTCCGGATCCTCCTGGACCCGTACCGCAGCATGCCGTCCTCCACCTGGACCGACTACATGGAGAAGGACACCTTCGACTACCGCATTTCCTGA